A part of Bufo bufo chromosome 7, aBufBuf1.1, whole genome shotgun sequence genomic DNA contains:
- the LOC121008052 gene encoding uncharacterized protein LOC121008052 produces the protein MGNRNSNVSSADEPRDAPSTEVQAPGSANSCTNAPASPPLQPPNPTQATLPDFIVANPTTSSSLMAHLGPPTGVPAAIAHMGERPNSRRRSSSNSPDVSVRRYRRRSAACHQRCSRHRSRSARRSHRSARSRSSRWRSPSSTEVSSCSDTAGRSHSQRRRGAHSSAARASRGASRASAVQDPNPPIAPVESPGPSTTGVPDPSASSFTGRIHRPGPSLGHPAERLMPLIRASVAPRTWTGYGKAWAGWVALAGTHPVHSSVSDRLRITIDFILQAREAGVSAAVIQRRLAGVSFYFRLLGCLAFFGAFRISELLPPTKFRPGGVLQDDVLITDSLVRIRLRRSKTDIFGRGSSVSLYRIPGPACPVSAT, from the exons ATGGGCAATAGAAATTCTAATGTGTCATCTGCAGATGAgcccagggatgccccctctaccGAGGTACAGGCTCCTGGGAGTGCCAACAGTTGCACTAATGCCCCTGCCAGCCCACCCCTCCAACCCCCCAATCCCACTCAGGCCACCCTGCCTGACTTTATTGTAGCCAATCCCACCACTTCCTCATCGCTTATGGCACATTTAGGTCCCCCTACTGGGGTCCCTGCCGCTATTGCGCATATGGGGGAACGTCCCAATTCCAGACGGCGCTCATCTTCAAACTCACCTGATGTATCCGTCCGCCGTTACCGGCGCAGGTCGGCAGCTTGTCATCAACGTTGTTCCCGTCATCGGTCACGGTCTGCGCGGCGGTCCCACAGAAGTGCCCGCTCCAGATCGTCTCGCTGGCGGTCACCTTCATCAACGGAGGTCAGCTCCTGCAGCGATACCGCTGGCAGGTCTCATTCACAACGCAGAAGGGGTGCCCATTCATCCGCTGCACGGGCTTCTCGCGGGGCCAGCCGGGCCAGCGCGGTGCAGGATCCGAATCCTCCAATCGCCCCAGTGGAATCTCCAGGTCCTTCTACTACCG GAGTTCCGGACCCTAGTGCCAGCAGCTTCACCGGACGGATCCATAGGCCCGGCCCATCTCTGGGACATCCCGCTGAACGATTGATGCCTCTCATTAGAGCCTCAGTGGCTCCTAGGACCTGGACGGGTTATGGTAAGGCCTGGGCTGGCTGGGTAGCGCTAGCAGGGACTCATCCGGTCCATTCCTCAGTGTCGGATCGGCTGCGCATAACCATCGACTTTATTTTGCAGGCAAGGGAAGCAGGCGTTTCGGCGGCGGTTATCCAACGCCGCTTAGCCGGGGTTAGCTTTTATTTTAGGTTATTGGGTTGCCTGGCGTTTTTCGGGGCTTTTCGGATAAGCGAGCTCCTCCCCCCGACCAAGTTCCGGCCAGGTGGTGTTTTGCAAGATGATGTCCTTATTACGGATTCCTTGGTGCGCATTCGCCTCCGCCGGTcaaaaacagacatttttggCCGGGGTTCTAGTGTGTCGTTATATCGCATCCCCGGCCCGGCTTGCCCAGTCTCGGCAACCTAG